The Flavobacteriales bacterium genome includes a region encoding these proteins:
- a CDS encoding methionine adenosyltransferase → MSYLFTSESVSEGHPDKVSDQISDALIDHFLAFDPSSKVACETLVTTGLVVLAGEVKTSIYLDVQSIAREVIKKIGYTKADYMFEAHSCGIVSAIHEQSSDINQGVERVSGNDFEARANAQGAGDQGMMFGYATRETDNYMPLALDLSHKILMELANMRRENKDITYLRPDSKSQVTIEYSDDNKPVRIDTIVISTQHDDFAEDEIMLNKIKSDMINLVIPRVKAQLKPEIQALFNDQIQYYINPTGKFVIGGPHGDTGLTGRKIIVDTYGGKGAHGGGAFSGKDPSKVDRSAAYATRHIAKNLVAAGVCDEVLVQVSYAIGVAKPCGIFVNTYGTAKVNMTDGEIAKKVEQIFDMRPYAIEERLKLRTPIYSESAAYGHMGRESRIVKKVFENAGQRTEVEVELFTWEKLDYVDKVKASFNL, encoded by the coding sequence ATGTCATATCTATTTACATCCGAGTCGGTTTCTGAAGGGCATCCCGACAAAGTTTCTGACCAAATTTCAGATGCATTAATTGACCATTTTTTGGCTTTCGACCCAAGCTCGAAAGTAGCATGCGAAACATTGGTAACTACTGGTTTGGTAGTGCTTGCCGGAGAGGTAAAAACGTCTATTTACCTTGATGTTCAATCTATTGCCAGAGAGGTGATAAAAAAAATCGGATACACCAAAGCCGATTATATGTTTGAAGCCCATAGCTGTGGCATCGTTTCTGCCATTCACGAACAATCGTCCGACATTAATCAAGGCGTTGAACGCGTTTCGGGTAATGATTTTGAGGCAAGAGCCAATGCACAAGGTGCCGGCGATCAGGGTATGATGTTTGGCTATGCCACCAGAGAAACCGACAACTACATGCCACTTGCATTGGATTTGTCGCACAAAATTTTGATGGAACTGGCCAATATGCGTAGAGAAAATAAAGACATTACGTATTTAAGACCCGACTCAAAATCGCAGGTAACTATTGAATATTCTGACGATAATAAACCCGTGAGAATAGATACCATCGTAATTTCGACACAACACGATGATTTTGCGGAAGATGAAATCATGCTGAACAAAATAAAATCAGACATGATTAATTTGGTTATTCCTCGAGTGAAAGCTCAGCTTAAACCTGAAATTCAAGCGTTGTTCAACGACCAAATTCAATACTACATCAACCCAACAGGAAAATTTGTAATTGGTGGCCCACACGGAGATACCGGCCTAACCGGAAGAAAAATTATTGTGGACACCTACGGTGGAAAAGGTGCCCATGGTGGTGGTGCCTTTTCTGGAAAAGACCCTTCAAAAGTGGATCGCTCGGCAGCTTATGCCACCCGACATATTGCCAAAAACTTGGTGGCAGCCGGTGTGTGCGACGAAGTGTTGGTGCAAGTTAGTTATGCTATCGGTGTAGCCAAACCGTGCGGCATTTTTGTAAACACTTACGGTACTGCTAAAGTGAACATGACCGATGGAGAAATTGCCAAAAAGGTGGAGCAAATTTTTGATATGCGACCCTATGCCATCGAAGAACGATTAAAACTTAGAACACCTATTTATTCTGAATCTGCTGCCTATGGCCACATGGGTAGAGAATCGAGAATTGTAAAAAAAGTGTTTGAAAACGCCGGACAACGCACCGAGGTTGAAGTAGAATTGTTTACCTGGGAAAAACTTGATTACGTTGACAAGGTAAAAGCAAGTTTTAATTTGTAA